The region GTCTGGGACGGGGGAGCTTCACCTTTCTGTCTTGGCTTTTCTCTGGGCTGCGGGCGGGGCATCCATttccagggtgggggaggaattGCCTTGTCCGCTCGATACATCTCACTTGTTTCTAATAAAGGAAGCAGCTGAATAaacccctcctgccctcctggttttcctctgcacggcaggtggggcggggggaggctggagggccCCCTCCCTGAGAGTGAGCGCCCTGCAGGGAAAGGCTCTTCTTGTGGCTGCGGCACCTGGCCGCTCCTGAAGACGCTGGGCGAGGCCCTCGGGGCAGACTGGGCTGTTCCCCAAACCCCTGCCCACCGCCAAGGGGCCGGTACTGACCCAGCCTCACTCGGCGGCCGGGCTCTGTGCCCGCGCCGGGCACCGTGGCAGAGGCGCGCCAGCCCCGGGCCAGGCTTCCGCAGCCGGGGGATCCGCCCCCTCGGGCCGGGCCGGgcaccggcccccccccccccaacacactcGTTCAGATGCCACATCTCCCCCTGTGCCAGGGGTCCGGCGGGTCTGGGGAGCCACCAGGGCCGCTTCCAACACCACAGGCCAGCCGGCCCACTGCCCACCTGCGGGAGGGCCCCAGGCTCCGCTGCGGACTGCCCGCTCCCTGTTGTCTTCCTCTGGAACTttggaacttttaaaaactttttaaaatacatattttttaatacatacaattttttatcctcactgaggacatgcttattgattttaggaaggggaggggagggaggcatcagtgagggagagaaaaacactgattggtGACCTCACAGGAGGCCTGACTGGGCACAGACACCTGCGGCTTCGGTTTGCAGGGCGATGCCCCGCTCAGGTGAGCCCTGCCCAGGTGAGCCCCACCCAGGTGAGCCCCGCCGGCTGGGCCGCCTCTGGGACTGTTGGTGCAGTCCCTGACCCTGTGCTCCTTCCAGACCCCGTCCGTGGCTGGTGCCTCTGAGCCCCCTTCCGGGGAACCCGGGCCCTGAGCCGCAGCCCGAGAGGGCACCACCTGCGTGGGCAGCTGCCGTCCAGCTCTGCCCTTGTCCCGGGTCAGTGTGTGGCCTGACAGGACCCAAGGGGGCAGGGCTCCACCTTTAACCCCAGAAAAACACCTCTCTGCCCGTCTTCTCTGGATTCTGTCACCGGTGTCTCTGTGGCTCACGCTCCTCGTGTCTTGGGAGGCGGCCGGGACAGCCACGGCCTCTAGGCCTCCACCTGAAAGGCTGCTTGGCTGGGGGAAGGCGAGCCCCGGGTTTCTGGAGTCCATCTGCCCCGCCCAGTCCGGAAAGTCGGgggcctgcccccagcctgcagggCCGTGAGAGCTCTGTCCCAGCGGAAGGCCGTCCAGCCGCCTCCCCAGTGGAGGCCCCTCCGAGGGTTGGTGCGGGCAGCTCGTGGTGGGTGTCCTCCGTCTGCGACGCTGGCGGCGGTGTTAAGCTAAGAGGGCTGGGGGCTGTTTTGAGCCGTGGGGTCTCCTCCAGCACCCCTGGTCGTCTTAGACGAACTCACACCCGCTTCTGTGGAAGGGCCTGAGGGGCTCCGCCCCGTGCCTCCTCATGGGCCTGGCTGTGGCCTCAGGTGCTTGGGGTGGCAGTGGTGAAGgaaatttcctcctttttaaaaatagtcctgTTCTCCTGTCCTCTCCAGGACGCTTCTGTGTCACGAACTAAAACCCACTTCTTGGTGTCCCCAGGGCGCCCAGCCTCCGCTCCTCTCTGGCTTCAACGAGAGAAGGGAGCTCAGGTGCAAAAGCTGGAGGGAGGCGCCCAGGAGAGCCTGAGGAGGGGGccctggaggtgggcagaggggatgAGGCGCTTACGTCCTGCTCCCAGGTCTTCTGGCTCCTGGCAGCAGCAGGCCTGGCTTTCCGTGGGCCACAGTGTGGGTGGGCCGAGGCCTTGAACTGGGGCCCTTCCCAGGGCTGCGGGGCGGAGGTCAACCACCGGCCTGCAGGAGGGGCTGCGGCAGTGGCAGGCTGGGTGGGCTGGCCCCCCCACCGCCCAGGGGAGAAGGCCTCCGCGGTGGGTGGCACACAGACTGGTGTCGGCAGGCAGGTCCCCGAGGTGGGTCAGTCGGGCCTTCAGGAGCGCTGGACTCGGATATGGACGAAGAGCgtggctggggacagggaggccccGTCCTTGGAGAGCAGGTGGATGTGACGGTACCCTGCGGGGAGAGTGGCCGGGCGTCAGGTCTGCCGCCCACCACCCTGCAGGGCTGTGCAGGGcgcggcccccaccccaccccacccctgggggctGAGTCccagctgtggggggaggggggcctcctGAACAGCTCTCCCCGGGGAAACTGGAAGCCCCGAGGTCCAGGCGCCTGTTCCTCCTTcatgcccaccctccccaccaacCTGGCTTCAGGCTGCTGAGAGGCAGTGTGAACTGGCCCACAAAGTCGTTGGGGGACGTGGTGTCGTAATCTTCGACCACGAACCGCACCAGCGCCAGCTCCGGGACCCGCAGCTGGAACTGCAGGGTCTGCCCCCAGCGGGGGTTGAAACCTGGGGCGAAAACGGGTTTGGCGGTCAGAGCCGGCGGGCCCCGCCCAGCATCCTCCgcggcctgccccgccccccgcccccaccagcaggCCCCCTCACCGTTGTTGAGCACGTAGGTGGTTTCCTTGCGCGCGCAGTCCATGGGCACCCCGTGGATCTCAATGCGCACCAGGGGGTCCACGATGGAGCTGGGCTTCTCCGCGTTCAGCTTGGGCAGCTGCTGTGCGGTCAGcacctgcgggggagggggaggggcttcaATCTGGCCTCCGCTGGTTCCCTGTTTGCCCTCAGCACCCACCCAGGCCTCCGACCGCCCTCCCGCCACTTCAGGCCGGCGCCCCGAGGACGAGGGCCTCCGGAGCCAGCTCCCAGCCCAGTGCAGGGCGCGGCCCAGGCTACCAACCTGCACGGTGAGAGTAGTTCTGGGGGGCCCCGGGCTCTCGGGGTCGAAGTCCGTGTCGGGCTGCCGCAGGCACTCGGGTTTCAGGACGTAGCCACACTGCCCGTTGACGAGGAAGCGCCCGGCGTTGAGGTCCATCTCGTAGCCTGGCGTCTGGAAGTTCAGGGCCACTGCGGGCAGGGCGGGGTCAGGGCAGGGGCTCTTCTTAGCGGCCCTCTCACTGACTGCGCAGTTTCAGGAGCCTCACGCCCTCTCCCCCAGACAGACCGCATGCAGAGGGCTCAGTTCCTGTCTAAGGAGGCGCCTGGGCCCTACTGTCTGGGGAGTGCTGCCCCCCCCACTGTGGTGTGGCCAGGGGGTCCAGCCCCCCACAGCCAGCTGGTATCACTGAGGCTGGAATGTGGGGCTGAGTGGGGCGTGCTGGAGAAgcgcccagagcccaggcctgagGTTTCCATGCCTACGCAAGGGGACcacactccccccaaccccccgcttGGGGGGCCCAGCATGGGATTGCcgggggcctgtgtgtgtgtgtgtgctgagggAGCATGTGAGGTGTGGGGAGTTTTAACTTCTACAGAGCCTgctcacaattttttaaaaatttattttttttatttttagaagggaagggagggagaaagagggaaagacacATCGACCAGCTGCCCGaggcctctcacacgcccccagctggggatgtggcctgtgccccgaccaggaatcgaactggcaaccttgtggtttgcaggctgctgctcaatccaagagccacaccagccagggccctgctcacAATTCTGTAGTAATTGTTATCATCAACAAAACACTCTTGGCCCTGGCCTGgcagctcggttggttagagcactgtcccaatacGCCacggttgcgggttcaattccccatcagggcacatgcaagaatcaaacaataaataaacaaataagtggaacaacagatcgatagttctctctctcccttcctctctctctaaaatcaatcaataaaaatttttttaaaaaacaccttttcTACCTGGAAAGCTGTGTGGCCCTGTCCCTGCGGGGGCCTGCCCTGCACGCCGGAGGCCACCCACAAAGCATCGGCCACCCGCTCGCCCCTGCTGCCGCACGCACCCAGCTGGCACCCCGAGTTCCACATCTCCTGGGGGCTGTAGTTGGCCGAGTTCATCCGAAGCCCCAGCGGGTAGACACGGGTCAGCTGGTGGGTGTTGTGCCTGACGAGGCTGTTCCCTAGGGGGAAGTCCAGGCGTGATTGTTACAGGCTCCTGGGGTGTCCCTCACCTGGAGGGCCTGTGAGCCCTCCCCCAGTGCGGACAGCTGGGAACAGGCCGAGTTCCCATCCCCAGCTTGCcctgctccagctcctcctctctgACCTGGGGGTAGGGGAACCTCCTGAGGAGGCTGCTGAGTCTAGGGAGGGGCCCGTCCGCCTCCCGCACTCCTGACTCAGCGCCCAGGCTCCAGGGTGACACCCCTTGGCTCTCGTCACTCACCCACACGCGCCCTCCAGCACACCACTTCCCTGACCCTCCCTGTGCGCCGTGCCCCTGGGCCTTCGTGCAACCCAGTCACCCGCTGCTTCCTCGTCCTCCCCTTCCTGCCAGGTGTCTTCTCCGCCACGACTTGTCTGGGAATCTTCCCCTGATCTCACCCCCTTCTGCTGCCCCTCCACAGGCCCCATCATGGCCCAACTGCACCCCTGCATCGCAATCACCCAGCGACTCTGGCGCCACCACTAGGCCGTGAGCCGGGGGAGGGCAGACAGCAGactcccagctccctgggccgTCTCCCCGCCACACCTGCCCGGCCTGGTGCTGGCCACGTGCTGCGTATCCGGCCCCTCTCTGGGGTCCCCCCCGACCTCTTGACTGCCCCCAGACCCTCTCAATTTCTTTCCCCGCCATCGTCAGGAATCCCCAGCCACAagcaggctacagcccccagctCCTTCCTACCCGCCTCTCGGATGAGCTTCTTGGCCTTGCGCTCGCTGAGGGAGCTGACgtggcggggctggggcggcaCAGGGGCCGGGCTCAGGGTCCGCAGGCGGGCGGCACAGCAGTATACCACCAAGGCTGACAGCTCCGGAGAGATCTGCTTGGCCTGGGGGACGGGCCTCTCACTCAGGGGgcgtcctccttcctcccctcccctgccccctgccccaagcCCTGCCGCAGTCCTGGGCCCATCCagcccaccccactcacccctgGCTTCTGTTCCACAGCCTCtatcccctcttcttcctcctcctcttcctcgtcCTCCTCCCGGTCGGAGAGAACCCGACCATCCTCGCCCCGAGCAGCTGGCAGCTTCTTCCCCTTCACCAGGACCCGGCCCTTCAGCTGCTGTAGAGACCAATAGGGGGGGATTCAGGCCTCTGGCCCCGGTGTCGGCCGGCTGGCCGGTCATTGGGCCACCCCTGTGTGTGAGGCTGGCTGGGGGTGAGAGGCCAGAAAAGAGACACAAAGGTGAGTGGtttctaatagaaaaaaaaaggggaggaagTGGCTAAGGAGGTCCCGGCAAGCATCAGAATACCACACAGCAGCCAGtgacatgcaggaggcaactgggGGAAGAGAAGTCGCCCTCTGCAAACCAGACCTCACGCGAAGGAAGAAGTGCAGGACGTGGGGTCGCGTGGTCTTCCTTGTGTAACATTTGAAAGGGACGAGGGCTGTGGACCGGGGTGCGTATGCGTGGGAACCTCTGGAGGAGACCACGAGAAGCTGCTGAAGGTGGTCGCTCCCCGTGAAACACGGTGGGGGTGAGTTCCAGTGGAAGAAAACTCCTTTTCCTTTGCATACGCTCGTGTAtagcttgaattttttttttaccatatgtatgtttttatgtacaataaaaaattatacgcccaagccctggctggcgtagctcagcggattgagtgcgggctgcgaaccaaagcgtcgcaggttcgattcccagtcagggcacatgcctgggttgcaggccatgacccccagcaaccgcacattgatgtttctctctctctctctctctctctctctctttctccctcccttccctctctaaaaataaataaataaaatcttttaaaagattaggAGTAGGAGGAGAGGTTTCTCAAGGAGCCAGAAAAGGATACGTGTCCTGATGGGGGCAGACAAAATGCTGTGGGGtttgggaggggaggaggcaggaccgCCTCCGGCCAGAATGCAGGGCGGTGTCTAAGGCCCCAGGAAGAGGCTGGGATTCTAAGCAGGTGGTGCCTGCAAGCCGGGTGGCTGGGAAGGGAGCTCCAGGTGCAGATGGTGTCAACCAAGGACTAGGAGGCGGGACTGGCTGAGCTCGCAGGGACTCTGTGGGCGGCAGCCAGGCAGAGCAGGGGGTCAGGGTCAGGTCACGGAAGGCCTTGAAGGCCAGGTGAGAGGTTGGGGGGGGTTTGGTCTAGTCCAAGTTGGAGGGCGGGAAACTGCTAAGACCCTGAAGCAGCAGATGTCTGatgaagggaggggcaggagaaggcagagagggggaggggccggaCCCAGGGAGCTGGCACAGGCGGGGTGGATGGTGGACCGCAGGCAGACCCTTCCCCGCCTACGCTGGGGCTCTGGGAGCATCACCTCTGGGGACGGCAGCTCTTCAGGGTTCTGGGTGTCCAGGGCCTGCGTCACCAGCATGTCCCCTAGGATGGTGCGGAGGTGGCGAGCCATAACAGCCTGCTGCTCCAGCCCACAGTGGTTCTCAAGGGACAGGATGACGGGGTATGGGGACAGCTGTTGGGGGGAGAAGCCGCAGCTCAGAGTCCCtcactcctctccccctcccggCACAACCAGGCCCCCTGCGACATgcaacccccgccccctgcaggacAGGCGAGGAAGGCAGGGCTCTGCAGAAccctgagggggggggggggcggggggaacctGAGTCAGCGGGACGTGGGGCACACGCTGGGGTCGGTGTGCTCGTGGAGGGGCAGAGGTCAGGTATGGGGCCTCGGGGAAGGGGTGGGCTGTCTGGGAGGCTGAGGGCGGCTGCAGGAATGGTTTTCTCTTATAAACACTCCTTCCGTGGCCATGACATTGACCGTGTCACTACGAGGCACACTTTCCCCCCCTAGTTCGTTTGTTGGCGGTAAGATTTGTGCAGCTCCACCAAAACCGCTGTTTTATGCCGGCGCTGTGCTGCGCTTCTCTGACGGCTTGCTCTCTGGGAGTGATGCCTGAACCGTCCTTCCCTCCCCCAAGGGCTGCTTCTGGAGATCGTGGGATTTTAAACATTTcctgggcaggagggtgggagaagCAAGCCCCTCGCTCATTCCGACCCCCTGGCCGGCCGCTCCAGCGGTGCCTGGGCAGTGGGCGGTTCTCCCCGCGGAGGGTTCTTCCGCAAGGACGCAGGGCGGCGGGGCTCACCGAGAAGGCGTGGTCACGCACCACCTGGACCACGTCCCGGAAGAGGATCTTGGAGGTGAGCGTGTGGCCGTGGTAGATGATGGgctcccctcctggcccctcccagcaGTCCAACTCCACGCAGCGGCACCCCTGGGCGAAGGCCCTGcagacagacggacggacggacaggcAAGGCGTCACGCGGATGTGGATGGCACAGAGGCGGGGTACAGGCTGAGCCAGGTGGGTTGTGCACGGCGGGAGCTGAGTcccgcctccccacccagctgggccccCAGGAGTGCTCACGGCCACCATCCCCCGCACTAGGTACCTCACGTAGGCCTCGGTGCTGCTGGGCCCCCCGATCTGGGAGTCGGTCAGATAGGTGTTGTGCGAAGAGGAGATGAAGTAGTGGGCGAGGGGCTGGCCCATGTCCTGGAACACGCACGTGTGGGCCGGGTCCAGGGCAGCCCCCTCGGGCGACAGCAGGTACATCATGAAGCCGTCCAGCGTCATCAGCTCGTGCTGCTTGGCTGCAGGGACGGGCAGAAGACAGCGTCGGGCCCcatgggggaggggcccctgcccccacccccagatgccCCCAAAGCTCACTGCACTCGGTAATAACGGGCTCCTGTCTGCTGACGGGACTCGACAAAGTTAACCCACTTCATCTCTAGCCGAACCCCGGGAAGCAGGTACATTAATATGCCATTTTACGGATGTGGCGGCGGAGTCCGGAGGAGGCAGGACAACTTCCCGCGATGGTACCCTTTGGCCAGGGACAGCGGAGCCCGCTCGGCGGGGGCCCAGACTGCGCGGCCCGCAGCCTGTCGGCCGGACGCCCACCTGTCTCGTTGAGCTCATGGGTCTGGATGAGCCGCCGCGCGCGGGCCAGCGTGGCGCCGTCCTCGCCCTGGTCCTCCAGGAACTCCAGAAGCTCCGGGGCACTGAGCACGCGGTCCTCGCCCGAGTACCGGTGGAAGATCTCCTCCAGCTCCGGGCGCTTCAGCAGCCGCAGCAGGAACTCCTCGATCTCGGTCCCCTCCAGCCGCTCGTTGTTGGAGCGGTCACACTCCTgggaaatggggtggggggagaggctcagaggaggggacATCCCGGGAAAGCCGGCCTGCACTGGCGTGCCGGGCATCTACCACGGCCGGGGAGGTGGGGGTCCCCCTCCTCACAGGTGGGCCACCTCAGGGCTGGCGAGGCTCTGGTCTCACCCGAGCACACGCAGCTGGTGACCCGCAGGGTTGGGATGCTGAGGGCGGTCCCCTGGGCTCAGCGCCTATCCCTCCGCACCGGGACCTAACCCGAGAATCCAGGTGCGGGAGGAGGAACGGTGACCTGGGGGCAGGCCCGAGCCCCGTGCCACAGCTCTCCCTCGGGTGTGCACACATGACCGCCCTCACACCCACGTTCACACCCGGGGTTCACgagcagccccagggccagggagggtCCACGTGGAGctgctggagggggggggggcggtgcaggtATCACAGGCTGGTCACACATGCACACGGGGGCCTgccacgtgctctgactgggccAGGGACGCAGGGCCTGAGCCCTGCGCCCTATCTGCGTGGCCACAGGTGTGGAGGTGCTGCACAggccacggtgggggggggggtgcacacgTGTGCCTGGGAGCCGGCTCCTCCCTTTGCTCCCAGGTGCAAGTCACACACGGTCACCCGTGCAAAGGGTGTGCTGTGGACTTAGAGGAAGGAAAACTACAGCTTCGCTGCTCACtcgggaggggcagggaggacctcaggccctgggggtctgcctgACAGGACGGACAGAAGCTGGGCCAGTGCTGCCATCGTAGCCTCAGGCCAGGGTCAAAGGGTAAGTGGGCCCAGCTGTGGCCTTTCTGCTGAGAGgggccctccctctctccacaaaagctgggtggagaggaaagCTAATGGCTGAGAgagcagggccccgccccccagagcagAGGTCAGAGGCCGCAGTGGTGGCAGGGCCCACCTTGAAGAGGCGGTAGGCGTACATGTCGTTCATGTCTACATTGAGCATCCTGAGCAGGCTCTTGATCTCCTTGAAGCTCATCTTGCTGTCCTGATTGGAGTCCGCCCGGTGCAGGTAGGAGTGGATCCAGGTGTGGGTGCTCAGGAAATAACCAGCAACAGCTGACGGGAACTGGCAGGCGTGCCTCCCCCACCTGGCTTTGGGGGCTTCCGGGGGCGGGGCCCGTGGGCGGCCTGCGCACGGCAGCGGGCTGTCCTCTGCGGGACTGGGGCTCCTCAGAGCCGGGAGGCGTGTCACCGCCCTTAGTTTTGCAGACAAGGGGCCAGGGACTCCGGCTCAGGCTGTGGGCCTCCGAGGGGCAGGGCATACCTGCCCGCGGCTGGGGCCCCCAGGGACgggctggccccaccccccactctccaGGGCAGGATATTGATCCAGGCGCTCGCGCTGGCTCATGGCATCCAGGCGTGTGCGCAGCTTGGCCAAGCCGCGCACCCAGCGCTGCGCCTCCTCGGCCGTGGGCGCCACCAGGTCCAGGTTCTTGCGGCGGCCCTTGAAGGCGATGGTGAGGCAGCGCTCGGGCGCGAAAGCACCCCCGAAGCGCCGCAGGCCCTCGGACTGGTGCCCCTCGCGGACGGCCTCGATGTGCTGCACGAAGACTGCGGGGAGGGGCGGCCGGGTCAGGCGGCGGCCTGGCAGGGCACTGTCCCACCTGGGCACTGTCCCTAGCCCACCCGGTGCCCGCCCCACCCAACTCACAGATGTGCTGCGACGGCGCATGCGGGATGCGCCGCTGGAACCACACACTCAGGCCGTCCTCCTGCAGCCGGTACAGCCGCTCCTTCTGCCACGTCCGCGAGCGGATCTTGCAGAGCCGGGAGCCCCGCAGCATGGCGTGCACGTCCTCATCCTCCGTCAGGCCTGGGGGCGCGGGACCGGGGCATTAGCACGGGGCCCCCCAGCCAGGACCTCCTGCCACGCTTCCCCCAGTGGGAGCTGCGgcctccctccctgagcctcttCAAACCCACACAGGACTTTCCTTAGTGGAACGTGCCCTCAATACCGGGTTTCACCCGAGGCTTGGTGCGCCCCACCCAGGTTCCCCTGGGAGGTGTGCCAGTCACAGGCCGTTCCCGGCAGCAGCAGTCTCCGGAGGCCCTCAAAGCGGAACCACCCCTCTGGCGGGTCATGGGCCTCGGGCCCCGCAGTCCTCCTCTCTGCCGCCCTCCTCCAGGACGGCTTCTGGCCTCCAAGCCCAGCATCTGTGACCTCCTCACAGGATGTGAACCCCTGACCACCAGCAAGAAAGTAGCCTCCTTATCTAACCTAGATCTCTCTTGCTGCAACCCAAGCTCCTCACGCTGCTTTCCCAAGGAGAAGGGACGGCAGAGGCCACTCTGGCTCCAGGATCACAGATCAAAGCCTCCAGGACCTGCCTCGGCTGACCAGAGGCCGCTCTCCAGCTGTCCCCTTCATGCCCCGGTGGGGCCCCGCTGAAAACACCGTCTCCTATGACCGCCGGCATCTGCCCAGCCACCGTCACCACCCCTCTGCCCACGTGTGCTCTCTGGCCACAGTGTCCGCCTTCCCTAACAAAGCAAAGTGCTTACAACGCACCTACAGCGCACACCCCGGCCCTGCTTGTGTGTTAACGTGATTTAACATTCAAGGAAACAAGCAGGGAAGCTTCCGCCACTGGCTGGGATTCTAAGGCACGGACGGAAGTGGTGGGAACAGGCCGCAGGCCCCGGAGGTCGGCTCCAGAACACGCACCCCTGGGCACCGTACGGAACCCCTACCCCTCTGCTCCTACCaccccccctctcccctgccccacctgcccctgggcaGGACGGGCAGGGAAGAGCAGCATTTAATTAGTTGTTTACTTTATACtaaatttattctaatttttaaaaggtgcaCCCATTTTTCCTACCCACCCCAACCACCAGCACCCCCCCtcaggcaaccaccaatctgctctTTGTATCCTGAGCTTGAttgcttatttattattaatttttagattgCACAGGTAAGAGAGACCACGTGGGTATCTGTCCTGCTCTGTCTGACGTATGACACTCAGCACAGCGCTCTCCAGGTCCAGCCATGTTGGGGCGAAGGGCCAGAGTTCATCCTTTTTCGTGGCTGAGACCGCGTACCATGTGCATACACCACATTTCCTTATGCACTCCTCTCTCAACGGGCACTTAGTTTgcaccttggctattgtaaataatgctgccgcAGGTACAGGGGCGCACCTGTCTTTCTGAGTTCGTGTTTTcgtttcctttggataaatacccagaggtgTGAATGCTGGACCGTAGGGCAGTTCTATGTTTAATTGTTTCCAGGAAACTGCACACAGTTTTCCGCAGGGGCTGCTCCAGCTCCCGCTCCCACCAACACCGAGTTCCCCTTTCCCTGCGTCCCCGCCGACACTGGTCATTTCTTGTCTTTTGGATGACAGTCCCCCTACCAGGCGGGAGGTGAGATTCTGGTTTTGATTGGCGTTTCCCTGGT is a window of Phyllostomus discolor isolate MPI-MPIP mPhyDis1 chromosome 8, mPhyDis1.pri.v3, whole genome shotgun sequence DNA encoding:
- the PLCD3 gene encoding 1-phosphatidylinositol 4,5-bisphosphate phosphodiesterase delta-3 isoform X1, which codes for MLCGRWRSRWRSCRRREPPGPAQVTASVAVASPPAPQDGGTKRPGLRALKKMGLTEDEDVHAMLRGSRLCKIRSRTWQKERLYRLQEDGLSVWFQRRIPHAPSQHIFFVQHIEAVREGHQSEGLRRFGGAFAPERCLTIAFKGRRKNLDLVAPTAEEAQRWVRGLAKLRTRLDAMSQRERLDHWIHSYLHRADSNQDSKMSFKEIKSLLRMLNVDMNDMYAYRLFKECDRSNNERLEGTEIEEFLLRLLKRPELEEIFHRYSGEDRVLSAPELLEFLEDQGEDGATLARARRLIQTHELNETAKQHELMTLDGFMMYLLSPEGAALDPAHTCVFQDMGQPLAHYFISSSHNTYLTDSQIGGPSSTEAYVRAFAQGCRCVELDCWEGPGGEPIIYHGHTLTSKILFRDVVQVVRDHAFSLSPYPVILSLENHCGLEQQAVMARHLRTILGDMLVTQALDTQNPEELPSPEQLKGRVLVKGKKLPAARGEDGRVLSDREEDEEEEEEEEGIEAVEQKPGAKQISPELSALVVYCCAARLRTLSPAPVPPQPRHVSSLSERKAKKLIREAGNSLVRHNTHQLTRVYPLGLRMNSANYSPQEMWNSGCQLVALNFQTPGYEMDLNAGRFLVNGQCGYVLKPECLRQPDTDFDPESPGPPRTTLTVQVLTAQQLPKLNAEKPSSIVDPLVRIEIHGVPMDCARKETTYVLNNGFNPRWGQTLQFQLRVPELALVRFVVEDYDTTSPNDFVGQFTLPLSSLKPGYRHIHLLSKDGASLSPATLFVHIRVQRS
- the PLCD3 gene encoding 1-phosphatidylinositol 4,5-bisphosphate phosphodiesterase delta-3 isoform X2, yielding MGCPGCLLRGLTEDEDVHAMLRGSRLCKIRSRTWQKERLYRLQEDGLSVWFQRRIPHAPSQHIFFVQHIEAVREGHQSEGLRRFGGAFAPERCLTIAFKGRRKNLDLVAPTAEEAQRWVRGLAKLRTRLDAMSQRERLDHWIHSYLHRADSNQDSKMSFKEIKSLLRMLNVDMNDMYAYRLFKECDRSNNERLEGTEIEEFLLRLLKRPELEEIFHRYSGEDRVLSAPELLEFLEDQGEDGATLARARRLIQTHELNETAKQHELMTLDGFMMYLLSPEGAALDPAHTCVFQDMGQPLAHYFISSSHNTYLTDSQIGGPSSTEAYVRAFAQGCRCVELDCWEGPGGEPIIYHGHTLTSKILFRDVVQVVRDHAFSLSPYPVILSLENHCGLEQQAVMARHLRTILGDMLVTQALDTQNPEELPSPEQLKGRVLVKGKKLPAARGEDGRVLSDREEDEEEEEEEEGIEAVEQKPGAKQISPELSALVVYCCAARLRTLSPAPVPPQPRHVSSLSERKAKKLIREAGNSLVRHNTHQLTRVYPLGLRMNSANYSPQEMWNSGCQLVALNFQTPGYEMDLNAGRFLVNGQCGYVLKPECLRQPDTDFDPESPGPPRTTLTVQVLTAQQLPKLNAEKPSSIVDPLVRIEIHGVPMDCARKETTYVLNNGFNPRWGQTLQFQLRVPELALVRFVVEDYDTTSPNDFVGQFTLPLSSLKPGYRHIHLLSKDGASLSPATLFVHIRVQRS